A single genomic interval of Stieleria maiorica harbors:
- a CDS encoding PQQ-binding-like beta-propeller repeat protein, producing MKMRWVDSGRGMGWCCGLAMLVVCSGSVDAEDWPQWRGVGRDATIDDPTLVRQLPAGQIPLRWSVPVGPGYSGPTVSDGSVYLTDRQGEAPEIRERVLCLDAATGKLIWQHSDPVRYEIGYEASGPRAAVTVHQGKAIAIGGMGRLNCLDAGTGQVIWSRDLQQDYQIRMPNWGITAAPLVHDDMVIQVTGGRGGACLVAFDLASGQERWRALDERAGYSAPIMIRQGDQDVVVCWTGESVSGLDPRTGNVFWSIEMKPRNMPIGVPTPVVSGDRLFVSSFYDGSMLIELDMSSPNAKKLWHRIGQDEKNTDALHAMISGPIIKGDAIYGADSYGEFRCLDLVTGDRIWEDRSVVPINRWATVHTIRNGDDEIMLNDQGELLFTTLSRDGIEIRSRSKLISPTLQQLRRRGGVVWSHPAIAEGMIYARNDKELVCAPLRAE from the coding sequence ATGAAGATGCGCTGGGTGGATTCGGGGCGTGGGATGGGTTGGTGTTGCGGCTTGGCGATGCTGGTGGTTTGCTCTGGATCGGTCGATGCGGAGGACTGGCCGCAGTGGCGTGGTGTGGGACGCGATGCGACGATCGATGATCCGACGTTGGTGCGGCAGTTGCCTGCCGGACAGATTCCGCTGCGTTGGTCGGTGCCGGTCGGGCCGGGCTACAGTGGACCGACGGTCAGCGACGGATCCGTCTACTTGACCGACCGACAGGGGGAAGCCCCCGAGATTCGCGAACGCGTGCTCTGCTTGGACGCCGCAACGGGAAAACTGATTTGGCAACACAGTGATCCCGTCCGCTACGAGATCGGCTACGAAGCGTCGGGACCGCGCGCCGCGGTGACCGTGCACCAAGGCAAGGCGATCGCCATCGGCGGGATGGGGCGTTTGAATTGTTTGGATGCCGGGACCGGCCAAGTCATCTGGAGTCGTGATCTGCAACAGGACTATCAGATTCGCATGCCGAATTGGGGCATCACGGCGGCACCGCTGGTGCACGATGACATGGTGATTCAAGTGACCGGCGGCCGCGGAGGGGCGTGTCTGGTTGCGTTTGATTTGGCCAGCGGCCAGGAGCGTTGGAGAGCCTTGGATGAACGAGCCGGATACAGCGCGCCGATCATGATCCGGCAAGGTGACCAGGACGTCGTCGTTTGCTGGACCGGCGAAAGTGTCAGCGGGTTGGATCCGCGAACCGGCAACGTGTTCTGGTCAATCGAGATGAAACCGCGCAACATGCCGATCGGCGTCCCCACGCCGGTCGTCAGCGGTGATCGATTGTTCGTTTCGTCGTTCTACGACGGTTCGATGTTGATCGAATTGGACATGAGCAGTCCGAACGCGAAAAAGCTGTGGCATCGCATCGGTCAAGACGAGAAGAACACTGACGCGTTGCACGCGATGATCAGTGGCCCGATCATCAAGGGAGATGCGATCTACGGAGCGGATAGTTATGGCGAATTTCGCTGTCTGGACTTGGTGACCGGCGACCGGATCTGGGAAGATCGATCGGTGGTCCCGATCAACCGCTGGGCGACGGTGCACACCATTCGAAACGGTGACGACGAGATCATGCTGAATGATCAAGGCGAATTACTGTTCACCACGCTTTCACGAGACGGCATCGAGATCCGATCGCGGTCCAAGTTGATCTCTCCAACGCTCCAGCAACTTCGGCGCCGCGGAGGTGTCGTGTGGTCGCATCCTGCGATTGCCGAGGGGATGATTTACGCACGGAATGACAAGGAGTTGGTCTGTGCCCCGCTACGGGCCGAGTGA
- a CDS encoding S1C family serine protease, protein MNRVQTCLVVAFLLPLSTESSSRASAQTLVDFREAVRSTESALMTVVVDAAHQQAEQPQGRRIEILRPDGAPLNQFRGGLPRRDIDRRPLETNSAAFAIGDSMIVAFVGDSVTSVTVQAASDDQADGKVVALDHVTGLAVIQTDLAPESGLVVSAAETEPGQPVVAAWITERGLVTDSGMVSTRPIATASGVGTTPTIDFGTGRQMTGAPVIDATGIVVGVLVPSHTGGLVCVRSTHLLRLIESATGDTPKDLKRGLIGIQFEGGGPLVQQVSPDSAAQQAGIAAGDLIRRVGPTSIRDSQEVVAAVADARAGETLEITVVRGDQTITLPVTLQEHPDQRIARHRPTDGTLPLQQAFELRDGQLVPLEIDPDADPFPPGIRRFPMEDLFRNFQVPGGDLQTPGGPFWRTPRPDDGQDDGKDLERSDVEKTLKELQRQMEQLNQQLGTERD, encoded by the coding sequence GTGAATCGAGTCCAGACTTGCCTCGTCGTCGCGTTCCTCCTGCCGCTGTCCACGGAGTCGTCGTCGCGAGCGTCTGCACAGACGCTCGTCGATTTTCGCGAAGCCGTCCGCAGCACTGAATCTGCATTGATGACCGTCGTCGTCGACGCGGCACACCAACAAGCGGAACAACCGCAAGGGCGCCGGATCGAAATCCTTCGTCCCGACGGCGCGCCGCTCAATCAGTTCCGCGGCGGGCTGCCGCGACGTGATATCGATCGTCGCCCGTTGGAAACCAACAGTGCGGCGTTTGCCATCGGCGATTCGATGATCGTCGCCTTCGTGGGTGATTCAGTGACCTCCGTGACCGTGCAAGCCGCGTCGGACGATCAAGCCGATGGCAAGGTTGTCGCGCTGGATCACGTGACCGGATTGGCCGTCATCCAGACGGACCTTGCCCCGGAATCCGGGCTGGTCGTCAGCGCCGCCGAAACCGAGCCCGGACAGCCCGTCGTCGCCGCCTGGATCACGGAGCGAGGCCTGGTGACCGATTCGGGAATGGTTTCCACACGTCCCATTGCGACCGCATCCGGTGTGGGCACCACACCGACGATCGACTTTGGGACCGGTCGGCAAATGACCGGTGCCCCCGTGATCGACGCCACCGGAATCGTGGTTGGTGTGCTTGTGCCGAGCCACACCGGCGGTCTGGTGTGCGTCCGTTCGACGCACCTGCTGCGGCTGATCGAGTCCGCCACCGGCGACACGCCAAAGGATTTGAAACGTGGCCTGATCGGCATCCAATTCGAAGGCGGCGGACCGCTGGTGCAACAGGTCAGCCCGGATTCCGCGGCCCAGCAAGCCGGCATCGCAGCGGGCGATCTGATCCGACGAGTCGGCCCAACATCAATCCGCGATTCCCAAGAGGTCGTCGCGGCGGTCGCCGATGCACGGGCCGGAGAGACATTGGAAATCACGGTCGTGCGCGGAGACCAAACCATCACGCTGCCCGTCACGCTCCAGGAGCATCCGGACCAACGGATTGCTCGACACCGACCGACCGATGGCACCCTGCCGCTGCAACAAGCCTTTGAACTCCGAGACGGGCAACTCGTCCCCCTGGAGATCGACCCGGACGCCGATCCGTTCCCACCAGGGATCCGAAGGTTTCCGATGGAAGATCTGTTCCGCAACTTCCAAGTCCCTGGCGGAGATCTCCAAACGCCGGGTGGACCGTTTTGGAGAACGCCGCGACCGGATGACGGCCAAGATGACGGAAAGGACTTGGAACGCAGCGATGTCGAAAAGACACTCAAAGAGCTGCAGCGCCAGATGGAACAGCTGAATCAACAACTCGGCACCGAAAGAGATTAA
- a CDS encoding tetratricopeptide repeat protein — MTDPTQTFRNRRRNRLSSALAASLVIGCVGSTTGCSNSIGTRVASLNPFSSAPADPSSGASSSNWLSGPKHVGASIAGTASKSRQTVAGWFGRSDKNDPDVQEGDATDPTSLAHKAEVTPEVFVANGRLWESTGNYEKAMESYAKALEKRPNDPDALANIARLHFRQENNEKAAEYFGKAIQQKPDDAGLYNDLGLTLSKLGNHNAAATTIEQALRLSPGSSRYANNLASVKFQAGDPTGALEVLVKNNKPAVAHFNMAYLHYKRGQHSESTRHLNQALAYAPQAASDAATKRAVERSRELLAQIGNTPGTASSAIAMAGSAQADGNQAAAAAVQAAAAVQQAAQGFPQGFPQGFPQGFTPGTQVPGFENAVRPASTDNATFNFGNASYKSSAPNQSVNQNAGSTAPQAATTGHGSRSNSSNPETFALPPNFSMPQ, encoded by the coding sequence GTGACTGACCCAACCCAGACGTTTCGAAATCGACGACGAAACCGACTTTCCTCCGCGCTCGCGGCTTCCCTGGTGATCGGTTGCGTCGGATCCACCACCGGGTGCTCCAATTCCATCGGAACTCGCGTCGCTTCGTTGAACCCATTTTCCAGTGCCCCGGCAGATCCGAGCAGCGGTGCCAGCAGTTCGAACTGGTTGAGTGGCCCCAAGCACGTCGGCGCATCCATCGCAGGCACTGCGTCAAAGTCGCGTCAGACGGTCGCGGGTTGGTTCGGACGTTCCGACAAGAACGACCCCGACGTGCAGGAAGGCGACGCGACCGACCCGACGAGTTTGGCGCACAAGGCCGAAGTGACCCCGGAAGTCTTTGTCGCCAACGGACGACTGTGGGAATCCACCGGCAACTACGAAAAAGCCATGGAAAGCTACGCCAAGGCGCTCGAAAAACGGCCGAATGATCCCGACGCCCTGGCAAACATCGCTCGGCTTCATTTCCGACAAGAGAACAACGAAAAAGCGGCCGAGTACTTCGGCAAAGCGATCCAACAAAAACCCGACGACGCCGGGCTCTACAACGACCTGGGACTGACGCTCAGCAAACTCGGCAACCACAACGCGGCCGCAACCACCATCGAACAAGCACTTCGTCTTTCCCCGGGTTCCTCACGCTACGCCAACAACCTGGCCAGCGTGAAATTCCAGGCCGGTGACCCCACCGGTGCGTTGGAAGTCTTGGTGAAAAACAACAAACCAGCCGTCGCGCATTTCAACATGGCCTACCTGCACTACAAGCGTGGCCAACACTCCGAATCGACACGCCACCTGAACCAGGCGCTCGCCTACGCGCCCCAGGCCGCATCGGACGCGGCAACCAAACGTGCTGTCGAACGGTCCCGCGAACTGCTGGCCCAAATCGGAAATACCCCCGGAACGGCTTCTTCGGCGATCGCGATGGCCGGCTCCGCACAAGCGGACGGAAACCAAGCCGCCGCGGCAGCCGTGCAAGCTGCGGCAGCCGTCCAACAGGCCGCCCAGGGATTCCCCCAGGGATTCCCCCAGGGATTCCCCCAGGGCTTCACCCCGGGAACGCAGGTCCCGGGGTTCGAGAATGCCGTGCGTCCGGCCTCGACCGACAACGCGACCTTCAATTTCGGGAACGCGTCTTACAAATCGTCCGCACCGAATCAAAGCGTCAATCAAAACGCCGGATCGACCGCCCCGCAGGCCGCCACGACCGGCCATGGCAGCCGCAGCAACTCGAGCAATCCCGAAACGTTCGCCTTGCCGCCGAATTTCTCGATGCCCCAATAG
- a CDS encoding DMT family transporter → MRNCVDVDAYLVSAVKAAPTVIVMGPIVGWLSVRPSPTHRPTATIARAALRRFPQFILASFLAQFFGNAAFQKALERIGLAASVPITLGVLIVGGAILGAVLLKEPVSRRKVVAMVTLITAVVVLSIPDREVSEPREIESVTTSSAEADLPEAIDVVVGSLWAAVSGLAYAFFGVTMRQTLQTGIPARNLMLVSGLTGSIALWAFCFVTLGTATITSTSPSQWALMFTAGFLNFSAFVAITTALRLLPVVAVNLINASQVAMAGVAGVILFNEPITIQLAIGISLTFIGLIILARRTRAPIVITD, encoded by the coding sequence TTGCGAAATTGTGTCGACGTAGACGCCTACCTCGTCTCGGCCGTCAAAGCCGCACCGACGGTCATCGTGATGGGACCGATCGTCGGCTGGCTTTCGGTCCGTCCATCGCCGACGCATCGTCCGACGGCGACGATCGCCCGAGCAGCGTTGCGGCGATTTCCGCAATTCATCCTGGCATCCTTTCTGGCACAATTCTTCGGAAACGCCGCCTTCCAAAAGGCACTCGAGCGGATCGGTTTGGCCGCGTCGGTTCCGATCACCCTGGGAGTGCTGATCGTCGGCGGGGCCATTTTGGGCGCCGTCCTGTTGAAGGAACCTGTCAGCCGTCGCAAAGTCGTCGCCATGGTGACCTTGATCACCGCCGTCGTGGTGCTGTCGATCCCGGATCGCGAAGTATCCGAACCTCGCGAGATCGAATCCGTCACAACCTCCAGCGCTGAGGCGGATCTGCCCGAGGCGATCGACGTGGTCGTCGGATCTCTGTGGGCCGCGGTCTCCGGACTGGCCTATGCCTTCTTTGGCGTGACGATGCGGCAGACGCTGCAAACCGGAATCCCGGCTCGCAACCTGATGCTCGTCAGTGGGTTGACCGGCAGCATCGCGCTGTGGGCGTTCTGTTTCGTCACGCTGGGGACCGCAACGATCACGTCGACCAGTCCGTCCCAGTGGGCGCTGATGTTCACCGCAGGCTTCTTGAACTTTTCCGCCTTCGTTGCCATCACCACCGCCCTGAGACTGCTTCCGGTCGTTGCCGTGAACTTGATCAATGCGTCTCAGGTGGCGATGGCCGGGGTGGCCGGCGTGATCCTGTTCAACGAACCCATCACGATTCAGCTTGCCATCGGAATCAGCTTGACCTTCATCGGCTTGATCATCCTGGCTCGCCGCACGCGCGCCCCGATCGTGATCACCGACTAG
- a CDS encoding PP2C family protein-serine/threonine phosphatase, producing the protein MRDSEFEFTRSETFGLTDVGIKRAVNQDQFLIAELSKSMLVSASSLAEISTGRFFGGIQGQVLLVADGMGGHAAGEKASSIVLQHLIGRLLNSVHWFFQSDTGSEEEFINGLRNLLRDAHSRLLAESREDHEAAGMGTTLTMAYIHWPTMYVVHAGDSRCYLIRDGAARQITTDHTLARQMVEAGGMKPEDEAGSRWSNILWNVVGGNNQRSLLAEVHRVDLQENDSVVLCSDGLYRYLDADHLPVMLAHEPDASVVCQQLVDLANQRGGEDNITVIVSHPTPRRHLAANGSMIESDPACKETFPDVQDDPEV; encoded by the coding sequence ATGCGCGATTCTGAATTCGAATTCACCCGATCGGAAACCTTCGGATTGACCGATGTCGGAATCAAACGCGCGGTGAACCAGGACCAGTTCCTGATCGCGGAATTGAGCAAATCGATGCTCGTTTCCGCGTCCAGTTTGGCGGAGATCAGCACCGGGCGTTTCTTCGGCGGCATTCAAGGCCAAGTCCTGTTGGTCGCCGACGGGATGGGCGGTCACGCGGCCGGCGAAAAAGCCAGCAGCATCGTGCTGCAACACCTGATCGGCCGACTGCTTAACAGTGTCCACTGGTTCTTCCAGTCCGACACCGGATCGGAAGAAGAGTTCATCAACGGACTGCGAAATCTGTTGCGGGACGCTCACAGCCGACTGCTGGCCGAGTCGCGCGAAGACCATGAGGCGGCCGGGATGGGAACCACGCTGACGATGGCCTACATCCACTGGCCGACCATGTACGTCGTCCATGCCGGCGACAGCCGATGCTACCTGATCCGCGACGGCGCGGCGCGGCAAATCACGACCGACCACACCCTGGCCCGACAGATGGTCGAAGCGGGCGGGATGAAACCCGAAGACGAAGCCGGCAGCCGCTGGAGCAATATCCTGTGGAACGTCGTCGGCGGAAACAACCAGCGAAGTCTGCTCGCGGAAGTGCATCGCGTCGATCTCCAGGAAAACGATTCCGTCGTGCTGTGCAGCGATGGACTGTACCGCTACCTGGACGCCGATCACCTGCCGGTCATGCTGGCCCACGAACCCGACGCATCGGTGGTGTGCCAACAACTGGTCGACCTTGCCAACCAACGCGGCGGCGAAGACAACATCACCGTGATCGTTTCTCACCCGACGCCCCGAAGACACTTGGCCGCCAACGGGTCCATGATCGAAAGCGATCCGGCGTGCAAAGAAACCTTCCCCGACGTCCAAGACGATCCCGAGGTTTGA
- a CDS encoding SDR family oxidoreductase, which yields MSIDVQNQTVLITGANRGIGKAILETAIAQGAKKVYAAVRDPDSVAGLVAEYGDQVVPIAVDLQAPTSIDDAAAVATDVNIVINNAGILRTNDVLSPEVFADYEAEHRTNVLGLLHVAQAFAPVLKANGGGALVQLNSVVSIKSFVDFASYSASKAASYSLTQALRERLAGQHTAVVSVHPGPIKTDMAHTAGLEESADSPAVVAEGIFAALREDRFHVFPDAMAKEFESAYQSYAKSFIEAEIAEST from the coding sequence ATGTCGATCGACGTTCAAAACCAAACCGTCTTGATCACCGGTGCAAACCGCGGCATCGGAAAGGCAATCTTGGAAACCGCGATCGCCCAGGGGGCCAAAAAGGTGTACGCAGCCGTGCGGGACCCGGATTCCGTGGCCGGTCTGGTGGCCGAGTATGGCGATCAGGTCGTGCCCATCGCCGTCGATTTGCAAGCCCCCACATCGATCGACGACGCGGCCGCGGTTGCCACCGACGTCAACATCGTCATCAACAACGCCGGCATCCTGAGAACCAATGATGTGCTGTCCCCCGAAGTCTTCGCCGATTATGAAGCGGAACACCGAACCAATGTGCTGGGATTGCTGCATGTCGCCCAGGCATTCGCACCGGTATTGAAAGCCAACGGAGGCGGCGCGCTGGTCCAACTCAATTCGGTCGTTTCGATCAAGTCGTTTGTGGACTTCGCCTCGTACTCCGCCTCCAAAGCGGCCAGTTATTCGTTGACCCAGGCGCTGCGCGAACGGCTGGCCGGCCAACACACGGCGGTCGTCAGCGTTCACCCGGGGCCGATCAAGACCGACATGGCCCACACCGCGGGCTTGGAAGAGTCCGCGGATTCGCCTGCGGTGGTCGCCGAAGGGATCTTTGCGGCCCTCCGCGAAGATCGATTCCACGTGTTCCCCGACGCGATGGCAAAAGAATTCGAATCGGCCTACCAGAGCTATGCCAAATCCTTCATCGAGGCGGAGATCGCCGAGTCGACCTGA
- a CDS encoding SET domain-containing protein produces MELSKKRRKKLQSVVDQDYGYRRYEDRDVYVYDHGGKLGCGVFAARQFLPGELVIEIKGQLIPAAEYDGSTYAMHLEDDWYLEPVIPGAFINHSCSPNCDLVQVTATTNGLIARCNIEAGTELCFDYQWDAQWWIPRCRCGARDCRGWVVGEDQVKKMKKIAARNKKAK; encoded by the coding sequence ATGGAACTGTCAAAGAAACGACGGAAGAAGTTGCAGTCGGTTGTCGATCAGGATTACGGGTATCGCCGATATGAAGATCGTGACGTGTACGTGTACGATCATGGCGGAAAGCTGGGCTGTGGTGTGTTCGCCGCGCGTCAGTTTCTCCCCGGCGAACTGGTCATCGAAATCAAGGGCCAGTTGATTCCGGCAGCCGAATATGACGGATCCACCTATGCGATGCATTTGGAGGACGATTGGTATTTGGAACCGGTCATCCCCGGTGCCTTTATCAATCACTCCTGCAGTCCGAATTGTGATCTGGTGCAGGTCACCGCGACGACCAACGGCCTGATCGCCCGCTGCAACATTGAAGCGGGGACGGAACTCTGTTTCGATTACCAGTGGGATGCCCAATGGTGGATCCCCCGCTGTCGATGTGGCGCGCGGGATTGTCGCGGCTGGGTGGTCGGTGAGGATCAGGTCAAGAAGATGAAGAAGATCGCGGCGCGGAACAAGAAGGCGAAGTAG
- the priA gene encoding replication restart helicase PriA, which produces MPSAVPPQRPNDTRPGDRNPNDTAAPGDGLGEVSGSLSAPGFLSSGDDAADAGDAAQNRGAQNRGAQHKSGAQHEATQGQLFETDPPPWELAVEEDVAVASVVFRDAPYGPYDYRIPAEMRDQLHPGMRVHVPLGRRKRPTVGWCIETKIGSQSGKSLSDVAEILDDAPLCDRPLVRLVTWMSHYYQSPAGQVFDALIPSSVRASAGTRERTYLTPAPSTADESVVDALPKKQQRALRLLITAGKPMTASQLMVHAECTAAPINALRKKGLLSEDTRREMATSMPVRWQTSDGEKTEAHELTDDQSLALQRITAALDAAAAKTLLLHGVTGSGKTEVYIRAIEHVVKFGRAAIVLVPEISLTPQTRGRFERRFASVAVLHSQMTPAERHFQWQRIRRGEVQVVVGPRSAVFAPLPRLGLIILDEEHDGSFKQDSQPRYHARKVAYARAQSLKIPLLLGSATPSLESWHATQSGHAELISMPSRVGNRPMPDVQLVDLRIKDERSRGGAISRQLHLAVNETLRENGQVILLLNRRGFATTIQCPSCGHVVACPDCEMPLTHHRDGGKAVCHYCDYTIATPPWCPECRFDGIRYGGLGTQKLEVEVKARFPDARVARMDSDTMRRPGSHQKVLSAFRSGELDLLLGTQMIAKGLDFPNVLLVGVINADAALHFPDFRAGERTFQLVTQVAGRTGRGNRGGRVIVQTFSPEHMAIQAASRHDYLQFANAEIANRRKFNYPPLGSVARIIIRGTVEDVTEATANSLLLRLESARERLGAEVRLLGPAPPPIAKLRGKYRFHLLLQSLDPLQLGATIRMATKTFKIPEKDDVQYVIDIDPMDML; this is translated from the coding sequence ATGCCGTCCGCCGTTCCCCCCCAACGCCCCAACGACACGCGCCCTGGCGACAGAAATCCAAACGATACCGCTGCCCCTGGCGATGGCCTCGGTGAAGTCTCCGGCAGCCTTTCCGCACCCGGATTTCTATCTTCCGGCGATGACGCAGCCGATGCCGGAGACGCCGCCCAGAATCGCGGCGCCCAGAATCGCGGCGCTCAACACAAGAGCGGCGCTCAGCACGAAGCCACCCAGGGACAGTTGTTCGAAACCGATCCCCCGCCCTGGGAATTGGCGGTCGAAGAGGACGTGGCGGTCGCGAGCGTCGTGTTTCGCGACGCGCCCTACGGCCCCTACGATTATCGCATCCCGGCAGAGATGCGGGACCAGCTTCACCCCGGCATGCGGGTGCATGTGCCGCTGGGCCGACGCAAACGCCCGACCGTCGGCTGGTGCATCGAAACCAAGATCGGCAGCCAGAGCGGCAAATCGCTCAGCGACGTCGCCGAAATCCTGGACGATGCTCCGCTATGCGATCGGCCGTTGGTGCGGCTGGTGACGTGGATGAGTCATTACTATCAGTCACCGGCCGGACAGGTCTTTGACGCGTTGATACCGTCCAGCGTTCGTGCAAGTGCGGGGACTCGTGAACGGACCTACCTGACCCCCGCGCCGTCGACGGCCGATGAATCCGTCGTCGACGCGCTGCCAAAGAAGCAACAGCGGGCGCTGCGATTGTTGATCACGGCTGGCAAACCGATGACGGCCTCACAACTCATGGTGCACGCCGAGTGCACCGCGGCGCCGATCAACGCGCTGCGAAAGAAGGGGCTCCTGTCCGAGGACACACGCCGCGAAATGGCGACCTCGATGCCCGTCCGCTGGCAGACCAGCGACGGGGAAAAGACCGAGGCGCATGAACTGACCGACGATCAATCCCTCGCCTTGCAGCGGATCACCGCAGCCCTCGATGCGGCGGCCGCCAAAACGCTGCTGCTGCACGGCGTGACCGGCAGCGGAAAAACAGAGGTCTACATCCGTGCGATCGAGCACGTCGTCAAATTCGGCCGCGCCGCGATCGTGCTGGTGCCCGAAATCAGTCTGACCCCGCAAACCCGAGGACGATTCGAACGACGCTTCGCCTCGGTCGCGGTGCTGCACAGCCAAATGACGCCGGCCGAACGTCACTTCCAATGGCAACGCATCCGACGCGGCGAAGTCCAAGTCGTCGTCGGCCCCCGCAGCGCCGTCTTCGCACCGCTGCCACGGTTGGGACTGATCATCCTGGACGAAGAACACGACGGGTCGTTCAAACAAGACAGCCAGCCTCGCTACCACGCACGCAAGGTCGCCTACGCCCGCGCCCAATCCCTAAAAATCCCCTTGTTGCTCGGCAGCGCCACGCCCTCGCTGGAATCCTGGCACGCCACCCAATCCGGCCACGCCGAATTGATCTCCATGCCCAGCCGCGTCGGCAACCGCCCGATGCCCGACGTCCAACTGGTCGACCTGAGGATCAAGGACGAACGGTCCCGGGGCGGCGCGATCAGCCGTCAATTGCACCTGGCCGTCAACGAAACCCTGCGCGAAAACGGGCAAGTCATCCTGCTGCTCAACCGCCGCGGCTTTGCCACCACCATCCAATGCCCCTCCTGCGGTCACGTCGTCGCCTGCCCGGACTGTGAAATGCCACTGACCCATCACCGCGACGGCGGCAAAGCGGTCTGCCACTACTGCGACTACACCATCGCCACGCCACCGTGGTGCCCGGAGTGCCGCTTTGACGGGATCCGGTACGGTGGACTGGGCACGCAGAAACTGGAGGTCGAAGTCAAGGCTCGGTTCCCCGATGCCCGTGTCGCACGGATGGACAGCGACACGATGCGCCGCCCGGGTAGCCACCAAAAAGTCCTCTCGGCGTTTCGCAGCGGCGAGCTGGACCTGTTGCTCGGAACCCAGATGATCGCCAAAGGCCTGGATTTCCCCAACGTGCTGCTGGTCGGCGTGATCAATGCCGATGCGGCGCTGCACTTTCCCGATTTCCGCGCGGGCGAACGCACCTTTCAACTGGTCACCCAGGTCGCCGGACGAACCGGCCGGGGCAACCGCGGCGGACGCGTCATCGTGCAAACCTTTTCACCCGAACACATGGCCATCCAAGCCGCCTCGCGTCACGATTACCTGCAATTCGCCAACGCGGAGATCGCCAACCGACGAAAATTCAATTACCCGCCGCTGGGCAGCGTGGCCCGGATCATCATTCGCGGCACCGTCGAAGACGTCACCGAGGCGACCGCGAACTCGCTGCTGCTGCGGTTGGAATCGGCTCGCGAACGCCTCGGCGCGGAAGTCCGTCTGCTCGGCCCCGCCCCGCCGCCGATCGCCAAGCTCCGCGGCAAGTATCGGTTCCACCTGTTGCTTCAATCACTGGACCCGCTGCAATTGGGCGCGACGATTCGCATGGCGACCAAGACCTTCAAGATCCCCGAAAAAGACGATGTGCAGTACGTGATCGACATCGACCCGATGGACATGCTGTAG
- the nadD gene encoding nicotinate (nicotinamide) nucleotide adenylyltransferase, producing the protein MEMRIGVFGGSFDPVHVGHLWIAETATEALDLDRLLWIPTATQPLKPDGPVASDDQRVEMLRLAIAGRPGHEVDTRELHRAGVSYTVDTIAELQQEHPGAEMYLIIGSDSLASMRRWHQPEALLSRVSLAVVQRGGEEQIDFSVLKGLVSEDRIERFRGCVINMPVIEISSSEIRSRAGQGSSIRHRVPRSVEAYIQANGVYRG; encoded by the coding sequence ATGGAGATGCGCATCGGAGTCTTTGGCGGGTCGTTTGATCCTGTTCACGTGGGACACTTGTGGATCGCCGAAACCGCGACGGAAGCCCTGGATCTGGACCGGTTGCTGTGGATCCCGACCGCGACGCAGCCGCTTAAGCCGGACGGACCAGTTGCCAGCGATGACCAACGGGTGGAGATGTTGCGGCTGGCCATCGCGGGGCGTCCCGGGCACGAGGTCGATACACGCGAGCTTCATCGTGCGGGCGTCAGCTACACCGTGGACACCATCGCGGAGTTGCAGCAGGAGCATCCCGGCGCCGAGATGTATCTGATCATCGGCAGCGATTCGTTGGCATCGATGCGTCGCTGGCATCAGCCGGAGGCGTTGCTTTCGCGGGTATCGTTGGCGGTGGTTCAGCGCGGCGGCGAAGAGCAAATCGATTTTTCGGTGCTCAAGGGGCTCGTCAGCGAAGACCGGATCGAACGCTTTCGTGGTTGCGTGATCAACATGCCGGTGATTGAGATTTCCAGCAGCGAGATTCGGAGCAGGGCAGGGCAGGGGAGTAGCATTCGCCACCGCGTGCCCCGATCGGTCGAGGCATATATCCAGGCCAACGGGGTTTATCGTGGGTAG